A genomic window from Camelus ferus isolate YT-003-E chromosome 9, BCGSAC_Cfer_1.0, whole genome shotgun sequence includes:
- the DNAAF1 gene encoding LOW QUALITY PROTEIN: dynein assembly factor 1, axonemal (The sequence of the model RefSeq protein was modified relative to this genomic sequence to represent the inferred CDS: deleted 1 base in 1 codon) — protein MHPEASEPVADRSAEQDYAQEPTWRAGVAESVGDYGNAGQGSRKEEINDPKETCMGPSDASHLSKQKQSGDSWSDGRLAHQRDDKEEHGPRMTKNFLQKLCKQHKLYITPALNDTLYLHYKGFDRIENLEEYTGLRCLWLECNGIQRIENLEAQRELRCLFLQVNLIHKIENLEPLQKLDALNLSNNYIKTIENLSCLPVLNMLQMAHNHLEAVEDIQHLKECLKLCVLDLSHNKLRDPGILSVLESMPDLRVLNLMGNPVIRNIPNYRRTVTVQLKHLTYLDDRPVFPKDRACAEAWARGGYAAEKEEREEWERRERKKITDSIEALAAIKRRAAERKQQKESQGPGETPRPDNAEDVDAAVDEEEEPQEDRERRQKMEQFVKESFKAKDELFPEKLSLMEGLPADVDGETGGQEPGGALPTEAPTPPTHGTAWEAPQIVVTERASGTELHGAEDVETIRLETREKLFIDDLPDLEDVDAGESLEDQDKKMCFPKITAISSLSDDSDPELDYTSPPVLENVSTDTLSNIFAISKDISRKAETEAPFTDIFKVAEKDSETQRQNTIAPCPLIQELDDSEPSGVPPRLPACKREATPSPSSEDEDGDLLPASPPGNSTEKEEVCSELEPKAGEDQRMLNVAWTEPEVAPPLLD, from the exons ATGCACCCCGAGGCCTCGGAGCCCGTGGCGGACAGGAGTGCGGAGCAGGACTACGCGCAGGAGCCG ACGTGGAGAGCGGGCGTGGCGGAGTCGGTGGGTGACTACGGGAATGCAGGCCAAGGAAGCCGCAAGGAAG AAATTAATGATCCCAAGGAAACGTGTATGGGCCCTTCTGACGCTTCCCACCTCAGCAAGCAGAAACAGAGCGGTGATAGCTGGTCAGACGGTCGCTTAGCACACCAAAGAGATGACAAGGAAGAGCATGGCCCCAG AATGACTAaaaattttctgcaaaaactatGCAAGCAGCACAAGCTTTATATTACCCCAGCATTGAATGATACGCTCTATTTACACTATAAAG GTTTTGATCGCATCGAGAACTTGGAAGAGTACACGGGGCTGCGTTGTCTCTGGCTGGAGTGCAACGGGATCCAGAGAATTGAGAACCTCGAGGCCCAAAGGGAATTACGCTGCCTCTTCTTACAAGTGAACCTTATTCATAAAATCGAGAACCTAGAACCTCTGCAGAAACTGGATGCTCTTAACCTCAGCAACAATTATATCAAGACCATTGAAAACCTCT cctgcctGCCGGTCCTGAACATGCTCCAGATGGCCCATAACCATTTAGAGGCCGTGGAAGACATTCAGCATCTCAAGGAGTGTTTGAAACTTTGTGTCCTTGACCTTTCCCACAACAAGCTGAGGGACCCAGGGATCCTGAGCGTCCTGGAGAGCATGCCTGACTTG CGTGTACTGAATCTGATGGGAAATCCTGTGATTAGAAACATCCCTAATTATCGAAGGACCGTCACTGTTCAACTAAAACATTTAACATACCTGGATGATAGACCAGTTTTTCCAAAGGACAG AGCTTGTGCAGAGGCCTGGGCTCGGGGAGGGTATGCAgctgagaaggaggagagagaggagtgggagaggagagaacgGAAGAAGATCACGGACAGCATTGAGGCCCTGGCAGCGATCAAGCGCCGGGCTGCggagaggaaacagcagaaaGAAAGCCAAGGGCCAG GGGAGACACCCAGGCCAGACAACGCAGAGGACGTGGATGCCGCTGtggatgaggaggaagagcctCAAGAGGACAGAGAGAGGCGGCAGAAGATGGAGCAGTTTGTCAAGGAGAGTTTCAAGGCCAAGGATGAGCTATTCCCAGAAAAGTTGAGCCTCATGGAGGGGCTGCCTGCAGATGTTGATGGAGAGACTGGAGGCCAGGAGCCTGGAGGGGCGCTCCCCACTGAGGCCCCCACGCCGCCGACCCACGGAACTGCCTGGGAAG CTCCCCAGATTGTGGTCACTGAGAGAGCATCAGGTACAGAACTTCACGGAGCTGAAGATGTAGAAACCATCAGACTGGAGACAAGGGAGAAGCTCTTCATCGAC GACCTACCTGACTTGGAAGATGTTGACGCAGGCGAGTCTCTAGAAGACCAGGACAAG AAGATGTGCTTTCCCAAGATTACAGCCATCTCAAGCCTGAGTGATGACAGTGACCCTGAACTGGACTACACCTCACCCCCAGTGCTGGAAAATGTGTCCACAGACACcctttcaaatatatttgcaaTCTCCAAGGACATCTCCAGGAAGGCCGAGACGGAGGCACCCTTTACAGACATATTTAAAGTTGCAGAGAAAGACTCAGAAACCCAGAGGCAAAACACCATAGCCCCTTGCCCGCTGATTCAGGAGCTGGACGACAGTGAGCCTTCAGGGGTCCCACCCCGGCTCCCAGCCTGCAAGAGAGAAGCCACACCATCGCCCAGCAGTGAGGATGAGGATGGGGACCTGCTTCCAGCCTCTCCTCCAG GAAACAgcactgaaaaggaagaagtgtGTTCTGAGCTGGAGCCCAAGGCTGGAGAGGACCAGAGGATGCTAAATGTGGCCTGGACTGAACCTGAGGTGGCCCCTCCACTCTTGGACTAA